The window TAATTCCACGCTAAAGAAATATAAGTAAATCACCCCtcgaataaaatatattacctTACCTGTTAATGGCAacataaaattatgaaatctATCTTCATCTTCACCCAAATCAACCATAAGTAACCTTCCTAATGACGTATAAAACATTGAGCGACATCTCATCTCATTCACAGAAACTGAATTGCCTAAAAATGGAAAGTGCTCACTGGTATGGTTGTTAAGCATGAACTGGACCTAAAAATCGACAAAAAATTGCAATTAGGCTAATACATTTAAACTGAAATATACTATACCTCATCTAGCTTGACTAACTTTCTAACACAGCTATATCCGACAGACAGATCATTTAATAGCTGCAATGTCTTACTTATAATCATTTCACTGCGTccccaatattttaaatttgttatactataaaaaaaattaattaaatataaaaagcagaatttttgcggCATACATTATGCGTACATTTTCCTAATAAATACACTGAGAACGGTCGCCTCATCACTTAATCCTAAAACTTCCGAGAGTCTCCTGTACACTTTCGAGTTTTTCTGCACTTGATCGCCCACGTATATTTTCCTAAACTGTTCGAAGAAACTCAGCATCGCCAGTTCTAACTTTTCACAGCCTCCTAAAGAGAGAAAAGATAATTTTCAccgatatttttacaatatttgttCAAAAAAGTTAAATGATCAACCGTTTTGGTTTTTAATGCTGTGTTATAACGTGAGAAGTCAGCTAAAATTCACTCTTCTCCATCTACAAAAATTCGGTTAACTTCTTTAGTGGAACATCTTTAATTAGATGATTTAggttattaattaaagttaacttaatttaagatttaagttAACTTATTAACTAATAAccaattgtttattaaattattattgcagtagacaaatcaatatttaaatatcattatcatttttacttttagcGGCCACAGAATTCATTAGTTACCTCACATCATATCACATGGATATAATTCGAATAATGTCTTAGTATAATGCAAATAATTCGTCAAAATTTCCTTGAATTGTAATTGAAATTGTATCTAGACCTTTTCAGGTACTATCTGAATATTTTGAGatggaatatttaatttttaatagaaactacGTGAAAACGTGAATAATTAATTGAACATAAGTGAAAACAATGAGTAAATATATCGAGATACTATACTCTCAGTATATTATTGCTTATTGATTAGTTGCGTAGCAAATAggaatttacaaattttataaactatttttacatattttagcTTAAACTATCATAAAAGGTTACATGATTCGCTTACATGTATCAAGCACAAAAAAGACTTCTTCAATGTCAAACCTTCTTTTTATGTCCACCAAGTAATGTAGATATAACAAGAAGGAACGAAACTGTATTATTAATTAGTATTGAtctgataataaataattatataataataaagtcaATTTGTGaggctattttttattaaccttcTGATCTCTTGGAAACATGAACAAGTTTTTAGGTATTCTAGTATTTGTATcttaaaatgctaaaaaaaacttttttagctATTTATATGACAAAAACAATATGGAAGAAAATTCCAGCAAaatgtggaaaaaatcaaatagggAGTGAAAATTTCCAGACATTAGGTGTAACTAtaaattttctgacaataaCTATGAATGAATTGGTTACCTTACCTTAAATCATCATACTCATATCTCGGGTATAATGAGTCACTGCTTTTGTTATGTAGTTTTGTTAATAGAATGGAATAGAAGGAAGTTTTAGTGGATATACTTagttattcatttttaatttttttttcatctaaacATTCAAAGCAACACATTATTaggattaaatatttatcacaacagtgatttttaaagGTCCgttgaagtaaaaaattaaatgaaaatgaaaattaaataaaaattaagtgtaaaaaattaaatgaactaaCAATGACTTccttgaattaataaaatatttatcacaacagtgatttCTTGAGTTTAACGAATGAGAAAAAGACGTTTTACTTATcggtttaaaattttaaaaaacctttatctcaacagtgattttaccTATATGggaaaaaatagtcaaaaagtgattttttcttATTCGGGAGGTccattaaacaaaattaataatatctgcctggaatcaataaaatatttctctGAGCAGTGATTTCTTAAATTTAGTCACTCTCTCTCTAACTTGGAAAATAACAAcctgtaattttgtttatttttcaaaatcgcAGCAGTGATTGTTAAAGTTTAGCGGAAaagaaaaacagcaaaaaaaatacgtttattcCTATTTACCTAAATCTGAATAACGTTTTATCACAGTAGTGATTTTAAAGTATGAAcacaaaaacagtaaaaaaaacattttagcataacagtgatttttaatttgatccATGAACCAGGAATGAGTGTGATAATTATTTTTGCATGGTAACAAAAAACAGATTATCACTGATATTAGTGATGCTAAATAAAAGACCTGATAtcattgataataaataaagataaaaaataacattctttACTTACTTCTTTTATTATAGTGCTAAATAAAACGTAGAAAAAaagattacaaaataatatcacagcagtgattttaaagataccagtgatttttaataattatatccATGGACGAGGAACAAATGAGacaatttcgtttttatttatttgcatggtGTAAGTAAAAAGACTAAACaaaaagtataattaataaaaataaagaaatggtACTCCTAAAAAGTAACCTTAAAAAATACGTATATAAActctataataaaaaagtgattttatgaTATAAATATGCTTCAAAGTTGCATATATTATCACGACAGtgatttatatataattagatGCATTAACGAGGAACTAGtgagacaatttatttttacttcgTTTGCatggtaaaaaaaatcagaGATGTTTATCACAGTTacttcaaatttatcaaaaaaaaaatacgtatatataataaaacagaaaacatggaaattaaaaaaaatgacaccACACCAGTGATTTTATTCATGTAAATACGCGTTAAAATTGCATGTATTATCATGATTCATAACAGTGATTTTTAATCAGTAAGCGTATCATTCCTAATAGGTAGAAAATGACAAAACTGTCACTGATAAATTTGGGACAATACTTTCTAAATTCATATACACATGTATTTAAcccaatatttcaatatttaaacacGGATTTCTACCATCTGATTCAATTGTAAGCATTTTGACCACGATGGTAAGTGGATGTAGTCTACACAGATTTTGAAAATAAGGttctattgaaaatattatttcatgaGCTTTACAGggaactttttaatttcattaattttgtgGAGCTAATGGAATCATATTTCGTAATATCGTGAATATAAAATTAGGGTTGaagattatattattttagaaccATTTTATGTGAAAACAGTTATACCTCCAGGTTTAACCTTGATCCCCTTTTCTTTTTGACTGAtgatcttaaaatataaaatatactaaaatatataatgtactaaaatatactaaaatatataatatttagcAACTGTCTATTCCATATGTTAGGAGCTTTTTGGAATACGGCTGTAATGTTTGATATCcattttattactgtaatttaattaatatagaaCGTGTGTTTTAatataggtttaaaaaaatcaaatttaaaagaacaaacttgatttttgtaaaatgctattttattaaataagatgcTCAAATTGCATTCTATTTTGCGCTAAACAAAAATGTGACACTAAACACGACAGTTTTTAACTgacccagaaaaaaaaatcgaggggTTTTAGATCTGGTGAGCTTGGCGGCCATTCTATTGGACCTCTTCTTCCAAACCACTGATCTGGCATTTGTTCGTTTAAATATTATCTCACAGTGTCGCTCCatcttgttaaaaatataaaaaaaataaaacgttaaaCTTCGTTtgaaattatgttaaatttattataatatctttaaaatacaATTCAACAAACTGAAATAGGTAATGTTTATTTAAGACCACTAAAACCTGACTGGAGagcaaaaaatattctttaccGTACTTAAAAAGGAAGGCAATTTGAGCATCAAATATCTTAGAATAGAATTTCACAATAAGAAGATttcgtttatttaattttttttcgatccTGTgtcaaatgttttaaaaaaatgcccaaATAAATACTATTCAAAAACACCTTTGAGGTTCATTCCATGACTTAAATATGCTAATTCTTCTTTATCCCACCTATACATTTGAACCAAATTCagtttttctaacttttttgcTTTCAAAAATATTCGCTATAAGTTTTCAAATTAACGCGTTGTATAATTTAGGGAATTACGATTGTGTGAGGTCTGTGTCGGGGTTAAGAAAAACATACCCCATTATCTTAATAGAAAAACGCAGACAAAAAAACTAACTGTATAGTTGTATTacttaatgataaaaaaaataattccaatttTTTGGCTATATTGCATCTTCCAACAATCGTCACTTGGGTTCTTCTTTAAATAACGTGTGTGTGAGAGAACGCATACTTACTTATAGGTTCtgatacaataaaaaaaaataaaatcttcaatttaattttactacttCTACTGTTCTTCCTTATTCAGCATCATTAAAGAATCTTGGTGTCATTTTTGATGAGGTCTTACACTTTAGGTacaagtcaataaaaaaatttcctgcATTTATGCTTTGCTTAAAAGTTtgtatcaatttaaatataatttgctcaaaaatatcaaattaatgcTTGCGGAGGCTTTTGTTTCCTCACAGCTAGATTACTGCAACATTGTTTTTTACCTTACTCTTGAAATAAAGAACAAGATTAGCTCAAAATGCCTCTTCGagaattattttcaatatacgAAAATATGACCACAAATACAATATAGggtcaaaataaaatacaaacatttttaacagAAAGCAGCTTTACATTTTGGGCAGTTTGTTTATAGAATTTACAAGTTTAGGTACCCTAAATATCTGCCAGACTATTTTGTAGTAAGACAAGATTTACAAAGCCACAACCTTTTAAGAAACATCATAAGATTTCAAATACCACCACATAGCACTGCAGGTTTTAAAAACTCATATTTCTGTTAAACTTTAAAGTAGACAAATTAATAAGGTCATGCGCGCTTTTCactttcaaaaagaaatacaagGCCATTATCGTCATATATACCTTTATTGTAATGTTAAGTAAGGAATTTAGCATTAAGTAGTATTGTATTGAAGCTATCCACTAATAGTTCAAGACATGGGGAATGAAAATCCAACTCAGTCGCATAAGGCTACATAGACAACGCACTTGTTCCAAATTGTTCtaatattactataaatatttaaaaagaaagcaCAGCAAattgaaaatgtattatattatcatAATTCGCTTCTttgtagtaataaatatttttagttattcattaaaacaaatgtttagcagatttttttacaataatttgttaaaaGCAAACTGTTTTTACAGAAAGCTTGAAAATGTGAATGcaaatataactaaataatttcACCTATGatcttatttgtaaaaaaattatattttatttaagttatatgCAGATTTTTGGACGCCTTGTCAGTCAGGCGACTGTTGTAATCATGGCTCGTGTCTCAAAATTCATCCTCGTAAGTAATAGCTGGCATTTCATgctcaataaataatatactactaccgaacaattaaaaaatacatggAGTTTGAAGTATATAgacttgtttaaaatttaattgaattaatcaaataataaataaatagtttaatccgaatattttaatgaaatgttAATAGGTGAATAAAATGAATGTTAATAACGTACGTTAGTTAACTCGGTTAACTAGAactaaatttttcaaaagacgGTCTTGGTAGTGCAGCTGACCTAGTGAATTCTGCGTTTTAGTACCACCCTAACAAGAGAAATAAGTTTTATGTGGGGAAACCGCAAAGTCAAgtcataaaaattactttaaaagctcaaatccaaatttaaaatgaaataaaaattacgtgGGATATAATTTGTTATAACTAGGGTATTATAGTTTTGTTACTATATTAATACTTAAAATCTGTATCTGTTACTAATTAGCAACTCAGTTATAtgtttaaatactaaaatttcaaaaatatgtaaaatttatccGAATCTTACGGGAAGAAAATCTTACATTAATCATGTCACAAACTTTTAGATAAGAATCCTAAAAACTAGCAATTCTTTGATAATAGATAGACCTTAATTTACAATAAGGCATAGTTTATAACATACTTTATTTCTGCAAAAATTAACAACACCTATACATTCTTAGTCTCATCTTTGTAGTCAGTTCATTACgtctaatttatattttctaaaaatcagCTCTTTCTAAATATATTCACGTATTATTAATTCACATTTCTAAATACTGTTTAATTTACTGTATTATTACTATATGTAATCTTGATACTTTTTCActtagaaaaaatttataaaataaagatgTCTTGATACCCGTGATTCAGAAACTGAAACAATTTTTCAACtctttttttccagattttctaTCAGCATTGTTTTAGATCGTTTAGTTTCATCAGGTATTCTCTTGCCAGCTATTGTGGTTGTATTCAGGTATTGTGGAAGAACAAATCATGTGCATGTTaccttttatgtaatattttgtttaatatgtaatatttttgttttgttttttatttaatatttatttatttatttaatatttcaaatttagccATTTAATATTTCATGCCCACAAAATAATTCATACTGTAATCGTTCCACTTCTCATAAAATATCGTTCagtgataatattttaataatattgtgaaTTAGTCAAAATCCTACCTTGACCTAATCTATTATCAGTCAAATTCATCAGTTGCAAAACGCGACAGACCAACTCTCCGTCCATGGTGTCGTGCTCCTCATTAGAATTAAAGGACACTCTACCGCCTATCGCCGAACCAATAATATACACCAGCCAAGTGAGCTGACCCTCGTGCACCGCAATCTCCACCGATTGGGCATTACCCGACGTTAACAGTTCCTGATAAGTCGCCGCGGCTCTGTCGAATAATTGCACCAATAACGTGCACGTTTTACCATAGTCACAACGGCCGATCACAGATAATTGCTCTAATTGCTGCTGGACCATTCCCAAATCATCCAGTGGGTCTTCTAGACCCTCCCTTGCTACGACCGCGGCCGATTCTAAGCGGGAGGTGATGTAAGCGCTCGTCACTTCCGGCGAGTACGTTTCCAACAAGTGAGGTTCGGTTGCTTTAACGTAAGGAACAGAGGCCACCATCCTTTGCCACAACGACAACAGGTAATGGACGCTGTTTGGGGCAAATTGCCACATTTGTAAACTTTGAACCTAAAAGtgggcaatttttttaaataatttttgatgtcAGGCCTTTAATATGGCTTACAGTAAACTTTGCGATCAGTTGTATTGCTTCCGGATAGTTTTCCACCATGACCAGCTCGCCTAATTGATAGTTACTCTTAAGACGAGCCAGTAAACGGCAAAATTCGTGATAGTTTGCGGAATCACTTAAACCTTGGGAGTTTTGCAAGATTTGCTTTACTCCGTTGACTAGATGTGTTAAGAAATTCGCTCTAAAAAGCATAACAATAATAAGGTTTTGCAGATAAAtgataaacaatttataaaattatattgacgTTCTCCTCAATTGTACGTAATTTAAGTTATCTTGGATGCTCAAactttaaaaagattaaattaatcATGTGACATAAAACTCACTTACCTTTCGGTGTTACTAAAAAGCGATCTTCGGACAGAAGCAATTTGCACCAAACAAGTAAGAGCGTAACTTGAGAGAGTGTTTGGCAGAGAATGGTACAAAtcgaaaaataatttcagtGTGGTAAAGTCCAAAAAAGCCGGTCTCCAACTGGTCGGGATCTGTACCGTGCACAAATCGTCCGACGACTCGTCCGTTGAAGTGCCTGAAAATGAATATACTGAAAATAGAGTTTTACGAGAGTAATTTACTCGTTTGGCTTGTTCGTGATTTACCGATAAAATCAAACGTTAAACAGTTCTGTGCCAGCCGTAGGAGCTGGGTCATCAATCCGTGCTGGTTCTCGTCGCTGAAGTTGAGATTTTTACAGTTTTCTCGTGCGGTACTGAGTAGACTGCACGAAAgcctaaaatatttgaaaaaatttatccATGCATCAACAGCTCTATTCTTGGAAGTTGTTTTATGAAGAAAACTTAGTAACGTGTAAGATCCCAATTTCCATAAACCAAACTTAATAATAACTATAATGGCGGACAAAAGtctggattttttttggaatttttaatatttttgttgtacacaatactaataaatagtaatactaataaatagtaatatattttttttgctaaaactaCATGTAATAAGggatcatatttaatttaataaatcaaaaaaagaccagttctcaaaaaaacaaaaattaaaatagaaaataaatgaacaaaagtatggaagtttattaaaaaaaggcaaaaaatatatttttttaaatattttttggcagTCAATACTGCTTTGATATCTTTTTGAAATATGGCAAATTTCCACAGAAATCTTTTTCTATTCTTCCTGTACGGTTTCCCAAAGCTCATACTTGTTTGctatattttttcgaatttcCCTTCCTAATGGTCCCAAAGGTTTTCAATAGGGTTGAGGTCTGGAGACTGCCCTGGCCATTCCAAAATAACTGCACTATTTTcagcaaacattttttttattaatttagaggAGTGTTTTGGGTTATTGTTCTGTTGAAATGTCTAGAGTAAGGGTATTTTTTCCTCCGCATAGGGTATCGTTACATTTTTAAGGATATCCCTGTAGACAAAACGATCcatttttttgtctattttcGCTATAGGTCCAGCACTAGATCTCCTGATCTAGCATCCCCACACCATAATGTTCCCACTACCATATTTCACTGTTGCAGTTTGATATTTAACATTGAATCTTTTGCCCACTGGTCTTCTTACATATCGTTTTCCGTTAGATCCGAAGAGGTTAAGCTTACATTCGTCACTAAAAAGCACCGTTTGTTCCGTTTTTTTGATCTCCAAGTAATACGCTGTTGGGCAAATTTTATCCTGGCCTTacgattttttttggaaatgagTGGTTTCTTTACAGATACGCTACCTATAAGGCCGGCTGCACACAGGCGCATCCATACAGTCCTATTTCTCACATTAACGCTTAATATTTCCCTCACTTCTTCGTTAATCTCACGTGCACATTTTCTTGGACTCGCAACAGACAACCTTTTTATTGTTCTGTCAATATTAGAATTGGTTATTTTCGGGAGCGTTTTTACGTTACCTACTAACcgttttttccttaaaatttttgagactGCGTCCTCACTAATTCTCAAACTtcttgcaattatttttttgtttgagccCACTATTTTTTAGctctaaaacttatttttcagatcttctgaaaaatatttgttttttttccataatttagaAAGTTTTGTCTGCTACTACCTACAATGTACATTAGCCAACAAACaagaataaactaaatatacacACAGAAAAATTGAAACTAAACAAATTTCCATTCTTTTGTTCatccaaataaaaaacaataaacatggTGATAAAAAAACGAATGCACACAACAATTGTTTATCTGCAAAAAAGTATGCATCAACAAAAAGTATTCaatataccataaaatatttGTACCTTTTGACTGGTACTTAAAtagtaaacaaaaacaaaaaatttccatACTTTTGTCCACCACTGGATATTTAAATGtcaatttattattatcctattaaattaaaaccccTGTGTAGTTTATAACatttcatttttaagaaaaaatataaatttattttattgttgattACAGGCAAAACACAGTGCCACATAAAGgctcaatttttaataaactgaataatttaaaacattttaattacaattttctattaaataattaattatagctTGGTTTTCTGGTCATGTAAATATAATgtattaaataatgtaaatttttggcATAGAAAAAATGTAGAGATTCAACTTGACAATATGATTTAAATCAtgatttaaactaaaaaaaaaacaatttaaagattttcgccgtgatttaaaattttatttttaaattataaggtattaaatataactattaCCAAAAAGACATCCACAGAAAGagctttataaaattaaaaaaaaatcctacagAGATTAATAGTGACATAAATTTACCTGAAAATTACAAACAATTGCATATCACGGAAAGACGACGCGATTTTACGGTGTTTAGTTAAAGATCGGTTGGCTTCAATATCAGACAATTGATTCATTTCACAAGTCAGCTGAGAGAGGAGCTGCACGCCAATCATGCAATGTTCCACTGATCCCTAAaacatgaaattttattaaatatattaaaaattataaaaactgcacttttaatatattaaaatgcaCATTTATGTTAGAtgattaataaacttttattactaAAGTAAACATTTGCATGAAATTCTTTACTACTGTGAATAGGATACACAATTGGATAACTAAAACTGATGGGCACATATGGATCATTAAAACTACTAAACCCTTActacatcaaatttttaaccGTACCTGCAAAAATTTGCTAACATCATTGACCACATTACGAAATAAATAGTCATCCTTGTACATATCGAACCAACTCAGTTTGGTGATTCTAGCAAAAAGAGTGACTAGAGCTTGTACCACGAAGGTTGGCAATTTGGGTCTGGTAGCCAAATAGTTCAAGACATAATTTCTTATGTCTACTCTTTGCTGGAGACTTAGACCTGGAAAAATATTATGCTACTGGTAAGTAGATGTGATTAAGTTATAACTAATCCTTACCTTGGGCACTCCTCGAAACTAATTTTGTAAGAGTTGTGGCCGCTAATAGTTGGGCATAGGCAGAGTCTCCTCTGTCTAGCAAAACTTGACATTTTGTCAAAGCATCTGGACTTTCTTGAAATACAACAAGAGCTTTTTCGGCTTCTGTGCGTATAGAACTATCTTGAGACTCATATAATTGCTTGCAAAGAAGCTCTAGCTGTCTGACTTCCTACAAAGAAAATATGACTGACaatgtattatttttgcttgaatatttcaataatatgtatttatgcCCTTTAGATGTACAGCTAcattagataataaataaaactgatgaATACATTACCATTTATCATCtgtgttttttaatattcagtAAGTAATATGTTAAATGCCAATGTGCAGTTTAGTTCTACTTCAAATGCTAAATTGTGTTGTTTTAATAGTTTATACACAATTAATATTAggtcaaagaaaaattttattgacatatGTATAAAACTCAAAAAGTGGAATAAACACTAGAATTAATGAACAAAGTTAAATTAAGTACAActtaaataacaataacagATACTTGGGTTCTCCATTATTAAACTTATATGAGATATACTATCAATAGTTTACAAAGAATTTGATTCTGATGTGAGATAAAGATAAATAAAGTGTCCATTAGATAtatcaaatttagaaaaaataataaagcattaTATGTGttcagatattttattaaatatactttGTCAAGATCAATTATTAATTAGGAATAAAATTCCTAGaattaaaactagtttttatcaaatagtttaaaaaaaccaaataaaatcaattctgATGGATATAAGGAGTCATCCTGTTATTTTTCTCCTTCTCAGCCTAGTTCTTCAACACCTAACAACTTATCTCTGGTAAAACCTCAAAGTCCTATTTTAGGTTCAGATTTAAGTGGTACTATTGATGTCGATTCACGAAATATTAGTTCggcatttttagattttattttatggcCCGAGGAAActcctgaaaaaaattagtcCATGGCTAAAGCAAAATATAGAGAAAGGTTGCCATATGCTGCGACATCTAAAAAATGGATTTCATTTCatgaagaaaaggaaaaaattaaaagagaaaaggAGGAAGCAAAGACACAAACAGCacttataagaaaaagaaaaaggtaAGGCTAAGATTCAGAAAGTGAAAATGAAGAATGGAGTTCTTCGGGTTGAAGTAATGAGGATTTGCCAGAAGACTTCAATGACCTAAGAAGAAAAGGAGAATTTATTATTGCTGCTTTTCCTGGAAAGAAGAAATAGAGGTTTAGGGCTTAAGACCAACCGGGGATTGTAAGACTATTTTTTCTGTTATTGAAAATGATGTGAGTGCTATTGATAAGTATTGGAAACCCCAGAACTAATTGGTActgggaataaaattaaatataagttttctaaacctatttctgtttaaaacaaaacttaattatttataatcacctttaataaaaattttcgaaatttgtCTTGTGTTTTATTGCAAGTGCCGTTTGGCTTGTATGAATTTGTTcaataattattcaataaaagaaTGGTCAATCACTGGAAAATATAGTGGTCAAGTATAAGCATCAATTGGTCAATTACTAGAAATTGTGGGTCTT of the Anthonomus grandis grandis chromosome 3, icAntGran1.3, whole genome shotgun sequence genome contains:
- the LOC126734584 gene encoding exportin-7 isoform X1, with protein sequence MADEQEVRQLELLCKQLYESQDSSIRTEAEKALVVFQESPDALTKCQVLLDRGDSAYAQLLAATTLTKLVSRSAQGLSLQQRVDIRNYVLNYLATRPKLPTFVVQALVTLFARITKLSWFDMYKDDYLFRNVVNDVSKFLQGSVEHCMIGVQLLSQLTCEMNQLSDIEANRSLTKHRKIASSFRDMQLFVIFRLSCSLLSTARENCKNLNFSDENQHGLMTQLLRLAQNCLTFDFIGTSTDESSDDLCTVQIPTSWRPAFLDFTTLKLFFDLYHSLPNTLSSYALTCLVQIASVRRSLFSNTERANFLTHLVNGVKQILQNSQGLSDSANYHEFCRLLARLKSNYQLGELVMVENYPEAIQLIAKFTVQSLQMWQFAPNSVHYLLSLWQRMVASVPYVKATEPHLLETYSPEVTSAYITSRLESAAVVAREGLEDPLDDLGMVQQQLEQLSVIGRCDYGKTCTLLVQLFDRAAATYQELLTSGNAQSVEIAVHEGQLTWLVYIIGSAIGGRVSFNSNEEHDTMDGELVCRVLQLMNLTDNRLGQGGCEKLELAMLSFFEQFRKIYVGDQVQKNSKVYRRLSEVLGLSDEATVLSVFIRKIITNLKYWGRSEMIISKTLQLLNDLSVGYSCVRKLVKLDEVQFMLNNHTSEHFPFLGNSVSVNEMRCRSMFYTSLGRLLMVDLGEDEDRFHNFMLPLTAAFERIVQLLAASDSPMFASDEAKKAIIGLSRDLRGLAYAFNTKISYMMLFDWLYPFLYLIFLYYELFDSDFLNKICRYPNYTPILLRSVELWYHDPQVTTPVLKLFAELVQNRSQRLQFDVSSPNGILLFREASKIIYNYGTRILNVEVTKEQMYPMKLKGISVCFSMLKAALCGSYVNFGVFRLYGDEALDNALNVFVKLLLSIPQSDLLDYPKLSQTYYVLLECLSQDHMSFLATLEPQVFLYILSSISEGLTALDTMVCTGCCATLDHIVTYLFKQLTQKAYPGKKTTLPQGGGDMFLKILEMHPEILQQILSTVLNVIMFEDCRNQWSMSRPLLGLILLNEDYFAQMRESIIRSQPPDKQADMARWFENLMDGIERNLLTKNRDRFTQNLSMFRRDITESLKGPNVNSTTSVNDMMTS